The nucleotide sequence CCGAGAATCGGTCGTGGCTAAAAATAAGATCCCACCCGGGAGCAGTGATTATGTTCCGAAAAAAGAGAACTGGGCGAAACGCTCTCCTCGGCGTGCGCAGGTGCCGCAGATGAGACGTGGAAAAAGGACGAACGAGAAACCGTCGTGCGTTCGAGAATCTCGCGTTGCCCCTCGTCTCGCTGCGCCACGAGAGTAGAGAGAATAACCAAGAGAGAGTAACCAAGAGAGCAACCAAGAGAGTAACCAAGAGAATAACCAAGAGAGTAGAACCGAGAGAGCAAGGAAGAGAGGGGCCCCATGGTTTCGCGCGCATTGCTATGCAGTACCGTGCCATGCCGTGCTCAGCCGTACTCTGCCGCACCACACCGCGCACCGTTCCATTCCGTTTCGTTCCGTTCCGTTCCGCGTGGTATCGCGTCATGCCGTGTCGTGACGTGCCCGTGCTTCGCTCCTCCGCTTCGTTCCTTGCCGAGTCGAGCTTTGGCTCGGCTTAATGAAGTTGTCGGTTCAGGACGTTTACAGGTGGGGTCTACCTGCGTGTGGTCCATTCACGGGGACTGCCGCGGGACTGCCGCGGGACTGGTTAGGATCGCTTTACGTCTTTGCTTTTACCTCTCGTACCGCTTCGGGATGCCGTGCGTTCGAGCGGGACCGATCCTCCTTGTCGTCACCGTCGCCGCTTAGTTGTTTGTTACCGTCGATGCAGAGTGGCAGGAGGGCGATCGCTATTACGTTCCCTGCTCGCCTTAGAGCGACCGGTGATAGAGTTCGCGTGGAAGGGGATTCGCGAAAGGGAGCGCCGAAACTCGCGTGTACGTACGATATCCGAGGAATCCTCCGCCGCCACCTACTCTACCGATCTACGCCACCTACCGATTTCTATTTTCGCCGAAGCTTTCGATCGAACCTGCCCCTTCTTGCTTCGTCTCCTCGCGACGTCCCCTTACTTTCCGCTCGCGCCTCCGTCCTCGCTCGCCTCTTGTTTTCGCCAAATATTCTCGGCCGCGATCGTAGCCGTTTCGCGAGGATCCACGCGATCCGTTTGTTTCTCGGTTTTGCGCCACCGCCGGTAAGACGATTCGTTTTCTTCTTTTGCAGACAATGCATCGACAACAGAGACTTCGATCGCCATCGTTAccctcgtcgtcgtcgtcgttatcGCTGCCGCTCTCAACGTCCCGATCGCCGGTCTCGACGTCGTCGTCACCGATGACGTTATCCGCGTCAACCTCGATGTCGTCCGCGTCGCAGCCGTCAGCGTCTACCTTTTTATCCTCTACGAGCACGTGGCCAACCTCGAACCAGTCGTATTCTTGGAGCGTGCAGCAGACTTCCTGTTCGAGGTTATCCTCGTTACCGAGCGAATCGTCGCTCGTTTCGACCGCTTCGATACCGTGTCCGAGATTGGTTTCCGTGTTGGCTTGGTCGGTGACGTTGTTACTCGTCTCTTCCTGTATCGGCCTGACGGACGCTGGAATCTTGAACGGGCATCCTTTGGGTAAAAGGTCGTTCATCGATATCCAATGCAAGGGTATATACGACAAGAGCATTTTCGCTCGATTGGATCGTATCTGCGAGGATTGTTACAACCTATTCCGGGAGCCTCAGTTGCATCAACTGTGCAGGTAATCGCGTTTACGGCAATTCTCCTCCTCTCTACGCTCTCACTCTTGCTCTCGACGTCGTCGTTTAATCGCGAACGCCGAGCCGACTCTCCTTCGTTTTTCACTTTTTAACGCGTAACTCGGTTCTATTCTCGTTTCAACTTTTCGTTCTGACGCGCCTCCGTCTCGATCATCGATCCCGTGCGATCCGAAATTTATCCGAAATTTATCCGAAACCGCGTCGAAAAGTCGTCGAAGAATCTGCTCGTCGAACGCGTCTCGATTAAACGATTTCGATCGGCGAGAATGTTTCTCGTTCGTTTTCAGCGGCCGGATCGAGGACGAATCCCGAGAGAACGCGACAACGGATTAGCCGCTTATACCgtttatattttcacattttctttttCCAGGAAAAACTGTTTCACGTCAGACTACTTCAAAGGATGCTTAGACGTGCTATTGCTACAAGACGAAGTAGAGAAGATCCAAACGTGGATCAAGCAACTTCACGGAGCGGAACCCGGGGTTTAGGTAGCTTCTTTTTTTACGTTTATGATTTATCGTTACCGCTTATTTTCGTTTCCTTGCTTTTTACGCGTATATCGTTCGGTGTCCGCGTTCTCCTATACCCCGCTACGTCCATTCCTCTCGCCGGGACCTATCGCTTGGCCACTTTCTCCCTCGAGCAACCGCGCGTTTGTCCGTTTCGCCTAAATTCCTTGCCGAACCTTCGCGATCTTTTCTTCCCAGCATTCTTACGTTTTCCCCGTTCGTCGTTACCCGTCTTTCGCCGACTGTATGTTCGTTTTCGTTGCTCCCCGATTCTATCTTTCCGACCGATCTACTACTTCGTTCCGTATTCGCGGATTCCTACGAAAAACGATTCGCCTTTGACGTCGTCCCAACCATTGACGGACAACGATTCGACGATACGCGTCTATTCGCGCACGCTGTACACGTTATTAGGTAATTGTCTCAGTTTAAATTCGCGATAGCGAGTAACATCGATCGGTAACGACACCGTATCGTTGTACGGGTAGACAATTTTTTCAACGCGACTCTTCCCTTTTTCTACCCACCACATTTTTTCCAACGCAACGAGATATCGCCATTTTTTCAAAACCTTTTTCAACgtttttaccatttttttcGGCATTCGCGCGAGGCATATTTTTCAGACTGCCGTGCATCGTTCGCCGATGGGGATGCTGCGAAATCGATCGAAACATGTCTTTTTGCgacgtttaaatatttttgcaggTTCTCGCCGAGAATATGGTCGCGAGATTTTTTGCATCTAGCCTCGTAGCGATGACGAGCTGTGTTTTGCGACGGATCCGTCGCGTCGTGTCGCCGCTAGCGCGTAAACGTTCTCCGATCCGTGAAAAACGGACACAGATATCGCGAAAACGACACGACGCGAACGAGTCCTCGCCACGAACCACGAGATACAACGTCCGCGTTCGATCGCTGAATCTAATGACGTTCGTTTGTTTGCTGTTGCGTTCGTTTAGGCAAGGCTGCTTTGGTACGCAATACTTTACGAGCTGTTATCAGGCGTTGCTGCTTGAAGACGAGAAGGAAAAGTTTGAAGAGATGGTCGAGTATCTAGGCGGTAAGAAGTAACAGGGAAGAAGAGAGAGACGCGCTCGCATCGCGAACGGTTCATTCGCAACACCCAAGATGAACCACGATTCCAGCGACGACGTCGACGAGGAACAACGAACGAGACGCGAAAGACGAGAAACGAGATACCAGATACCAGATACCAGATACGAGATACCAGATACAAGATACGAGATACGGCGAGCTATCGACTTCCAACGTTAACCATCCTCGTAACTGTACGCAGAATCTTGGACACAACGGCATTCGTTCGATGTTCCCTTCGCGCTCTTCCCTTTGTCACATTTGTCGAGACATCGAACGCGCACCTAAACTGGGGATTCGAAGTGCGCCTTCGAAGCACGCTAAGCGATCGTCGGTACACGTACCTTCCCCTCTTTCTTTTATTAGGAACGCAACGATACTATACTATACGATACGACAACGATACGATACGCTACGCGAACCCGATCGATATTCGATAGAGAACGACCAAACGACGGATCGAGATTGATTTTAGAAAATTCCAAATGAAACAGACGCGATCAGCCATGGTACAGTTGCTCTTTCGTTTATTACGATCGTTTTCCTCGTTTCCGTTCCGTCAAAAAGTTGCGCGTCTCGATTCCAATTCTCTACGCCTCCATCTCGACCCTCGATAAACCCATCTACGAATCTAGTCGACAGAATATTTGCGCTCGCGTATTGCGCCTTTTGTCTTTTTATCCGattaatcattaattatttttacgtcGAGTATCGTCGTTCGTTATTACGgcgattattattttttattttcttttataatacatatatatgtatctatatatgtatatatacatatatgtatatataatacatatatatataatatatacatgatACGTATCGCTGAGTGAATTCCTGTGACGGAAAAGACAGCGATTACGCTTTACACGCGTTACTTATCCACGTGCATCGATTCGCTGAAATTTGGTCAAATTGCCCGAACGCGATCCTTTTTCGTTTGCTAAAATTATCGTCGAAAATATTCGCGAATTAGAATAAGCCATTTCGAACGCGCGACGCTCGGAACTACGCGACCAATTTGGATTTTATTCTGATAGGACGGAGTTTCACCGATCGGACGATCGTTTTTGCTCGATCGGCAAAGAAAAGCCATCGAAGAAGCACGAAAACCGTTCGCGAACTACCTTCTTATCGATGCCGACGTTAGTTTTATTTAGAATACCTTTTTTACTCTCTATCGCTGAATCTCTGTTGTGAATCTCTATCGCGAATCTCCTGCTATCCTCACTTACTTACGCTATATTATCGCACCGATCGAAACACCTACCATCGTTCGTTTTATCGTTACCGCTACTGCTCCTATTCTCGTTACTCTCGCTGCTACTACTTTTATCTCGCCAACGGTAACGGCAACGCCGTCGCCAATTCCATCGATACACTTCGTTCTAACCAGCCTCGTTCttccaatattattattattattattattactattattattattaatattattattattattattattatcatcatcgtTACCGTTGTTGTTGCCATCGACGAAATCGTTATTGCTTTTGCTACCCTCGTTACATCGTTACCGTTTCGACTTGAACTCGATCAAACCACGACCAAACTTACCTACTTTCGCGATTATTATTCTTCCTGTTATATTTCCGTtgctctttctctccctctctaaCAGCTAACACCGTCATCGTTGCTATCGTTACTATTATATCGTATTacgttatataatattgtattgtTAGTTTATAGTATACTTATTGTTGTTACAATTGTCACGATATCGCTACGACGACTCCGTGTTCGTTTTCGACGATTACGAAGTTAGAAATTGCCGGGAAAGAATCGTGCATCGTACGGAACAGCGACGAATACGACGTCGATGGAACGACCGACTCGAGCTCGGACTCGTCAACGCGAATCGGATTATGAACGGAGTACGTTATTCGTACGTATTACACgcgtaatatttatttatttcttcgcGTTCTTTAATTTCGAGAAGGGCGATCGTAAAGCGGTCATAAAACTTATCGACGATCTTCTTCGACGAGATGCTATCGTATCGTAAGAAAAAGAAACGACGATAGAACGAGATGTCTATCGTTTTCGCCTGACATACGTATTATTCGTGCTCCAATGGATGATCTCTGACTGTCTTGCAGGAATCGTTGGTAACTGGCCGATATCGAGATTCCTCTTTTAATCTTATCGAATATTATTTAAGATTCTAACGCATTCCCAGTTTAGGGAATTACGAGCATTCCAAAATCAGTATTGAACTCATTCCGACACTGTTCCACAATCTTCTTGTCGACGCATATTCATTTTGTTTCTACCGCCGCGCACCGGCTCTCCGCCGAGAAACGCCAATTATTTCGACCGATTCGTTCGAAAGCTGTTCATTCGAATTCAAACGAAGACGGACAACCGCTACAACTTTTCACTACTTTACTCTATCTTCGCTTTCATccttttctcttctcttctcttatCTTATCTTATCGTCTCTCCTCTTCTCTTCATTTTTCTAGTTTTTTAACTTATTCGTGTTTTGTCCCGACATTACCATTATTACGCTTTCGAAATGCGCAGGTAGAAACGAAAAGAGAAACGGCTAAGAATGCGTATACTATCCGATTTGATTCTTGTACAATtctatatatagatatatagatattaaagatatatatatatatatatataaatatataatgtatattatattatgctttatataatatataatatatattatatacattatacacatacgtatatatatacatacacaaatAAATACGTACATCCGTATATGCGGATGTATGCGAGCACGCGCGCGCAGCGCGTTAGTACACGCTGATACTGTGCGTGTGCACGTGCGCGTTCGCATACCCACGAACGCGTATACAAAATGTAAACGCATGTATATGCATACGAGAATGCGTACACGCTCTTCATGTACCTAAGCGATGTGTATGCACGCGTGTGCGTACGCGTATGATTATTGACACGAATATTTAAGTCTATTCTTGTTTTGCGTGAATAAAGATGATTCAAAAATCAACGTTCGACATCGTCTTCTTTCCCCCTCGTTCTTCAAACGATCCAACATCGCTTCGTTCTTATTAACATTACGATCTACTGGATCGTTCCAAATTAAATCTACCTGATAACTAACATTTCAAATTCGTTAGTAAGTAACGCTGTTTCTTGTTTCGAATGTTGAGGGATTTATTCGGGCTGAGCTATTCAAATGACTAAACACCAtcaatttttgtatgattaatttaattacaatcgATAGATTCACTTTACAATTGCAAAACAATACGTTTCTTGGTATTTTACACACGTACATATATATACGCGATATACATACATATCGTGTACATATGCATACGTAGATGTAATTGTGCACCAACACGTGCGTGCACCAactaaataaatgtattattaagtaTACTATATTAAGTttctataaaatacaatattataatcaaaatcatcGTACAAACACTGTAAATATACCTTACACGCTAAGAAACatctttctttttataatttgtactgTCGCGTAATTTTACGATCGCGGGCTGTTACAAGTATTCGACTTATTTAACTTTCGACGACATTTGGAGTATCGACGTGTTTCTTTTTTCAACGCGTCATTCCCATTTTCTCTCATCCGTTTCTAATGTTTTCTTTTCGCTTCCTCAAATAACCAACCAAACGTATTCTCGCGTCTACTCGTCGATCGAACCCTGATATTTGTGCTTAACGGTAAAACGAAAGAAGAGAGCAACAAACACTCGCGCCAATGTAAATGGTAAAGTAATGGATCGACTTCGTCTTTGAACGCTTAAGCACTGTACTGTTTACGTATACGGTAACGGTAACTCGAGTTtatcttatttctcttactggGTATCGTGACGCGTTTCAAAATTCGCATATCGTGATCGCGACGATATTCGTGTAACTCAAACAGATAATCGAAGGCACGTATCAACGGGAAAACGGtcgatttttttctttttcgtctctttctctcttcttttcATACATGTACACACACGCACGCATATATACATTCGCACGATTCTTCTTTTTAATCAACGACAGAACTTCTTGTTTATACGTACGACGATATTAATcgctaaatttgaaaactacacTTTCTTGTGTCCGACTCGAAACAGTCTAAGCGGGTTTTCCGTGAACGCGGAATCTATATAAACACGTGTATTCGAGTTGTCCATGATTACTGTGTATCCTTAATTCCACGTATTCGTAAGGCCCCTCGATCGTTGCATTCTAAGCGTAAAAAATGACAACAAAATTAAGAcggttattaacaaaattaggaCGCTTTATTAAAGAGTTTCGTTTCACTCACTTGAACaggaaaatattgtaaattatcgtCCGATGCTACGAATTCGTAATCGCCGAACATTACGGGTGCAGGATCGTTTTCATCGATGAAACCCTATACGGAAACATCAATGAATCATCGAGCGTAAATTAAACGGAAGAAAAATCGGTCTACTTACCCAAACGTTAAACTTCTTAGGAGCGCTTCTCATTTCTCCGTTAGGTAAGATTGATTTTGCCGCGTGCTCGAGCGTGAAACCAGACACGAAAATAGAACTGCGTAACTTGATTAACAAATATCCTGGAAAACCTTGGAACGCCCAACAAATACCTGGTTGGATCGGATTTCCTTGTATCACCGTACGAGGATTGTTATTTTCGTGATAAAGCGTGAAAGCCAATAGTTTAAAAGCTCTCGTCTTTATATCGTACTTCTGTGTGCAACGCGTGCTAATTATCTGACCTCCTGCACACGACGTATCAATGGATTATCATCGAGAAACGCGACGAATTATTCTTCGTATAACCGATTTCCACTTACCGGCAGACTCTAAAGCGTAATCGACGCGTCCCGTTTTATCCGCGTCGTATATTCTTAAAGCCTCTTTCACTATTTCGCGTACACGGTCATCCGACTCAAAGTTGCTGCTAACCACCGTTGATTTCTCTCCAACTGTAAAAGAAAAGTTTTCGGAATGCTATACTTCTCTTCCTTGTTCTTTCGACATCGACGCGTAACCTTCGAAAACGAAACTATGCTTCTTTCAATCACCTTTCTTTTCTTCCGCCACTATTGTATCCCGAAAATCTTTGTTAACCATGTAATTGGCTAATATCGTTTCGACGCGTTTCTCCAAATCTTCTTTGGTAATGTAATTTCTATTGCAACACGGCTCTAACTTCGAATAAAGTTCCTTCAATGTTTCGATTTGTAATTTTATCTCCTCCACTGTCTTTTGAGTGTACGTATTCAATTCGGCCGTGTCTCGATTATGTTCCTCTAATTTTTTTTCCAACGATAATATTTCACTCTAAAAGAAAACGATTATCTCGATGtcgtactttaacaaaattattaccaACAATTCATTTCGACTTACGCCGTATCTCGACCAAACGTATTCGCTTTCCTTTAATTGTTCGAGCGCCCGGTTTATATTTACGAGACGATCCTGTGTACAAATTTAACTCGTACAATTACCGCATAAAATTTGGCAAAACGATCGAACAGTATTTGATGTTATCTTTATTCGAAAAAAAATCCACGTTAATT is from Megachile rotundata isolate GNS110a chromosome 2, iyMegRotu1, whole genome shotgun sequence and encodes:
- the ITP gene encoding ion transport peptide isoform X2 yields the protein MHRQQRLRSPSLPSSSSSLSLPLSTSRSPVSTSSSPMTLSASTSMSSASQPSASTFLSSTSTWPTSNQSYSWSVQQTSCSRLSSLPSESSLVSTASIPCPRLVSVLAWSVTLLLVSSCIGLTDAGILNGHPLGKRSFIDIQCKGIYDKSIFARLDRICEDCYNLFREPQLHQLCRKNCFTSDYFKGCLDVLLLQDEVEKIQTWIKQLHGAEPGV
- the ITP gene encoding ion transport peptide isoform X1, coding for MGDNDRRRATRSRVNFAIRYTMHRQQRLRSPSLPSSSSSLSLPLSTSRSPVSTSSSPMTLSASTSMSSASQPSASTFLSSTSTWPTSNQSYSWSVQQTSCSRLSSLPSESSLVSTASIPCPRLVSVLAWSVTLLLVSSCIGLTDAGILNGHPLGKRSFIDIQCKGIYDKSIFARLDRICEDCYNLFREPQLHQLCRKNCFTSDYFKGCLDVLLLQDEVEKIQTWIKQLHGAEPGV